In Marinobacter salinisoli, the DNA window GCAGCTGATTCTGGTCGGGGCCGGCCTGAGCATCGTGATCGGCGTGGCGGGTTACTATCAGGCCGGTATTTTCCTGGCGGCGCTGGTGACGGCCCTGGGCATGCCGGCGGCCTGGCTGGTTGGGATGTATCTGTGGTTCCGGCGCCACCGGCTCGCGGGCTACTACGTTCTGGCCTGGACACCGCTGCTGGTGGGCCACCTGATTCTGGCCGCCCATCAGTTTGGCTATCTCGCCCCGTCGTTTCTCACCGAAGCCGGGCCCCAGATTGGCGTTGCCCTGGAAGTCATTCTGTTGTCTTTCGCCCTCGCCCACCGGGTTCACCTGGAACGTCGGCGCCGATTAAAAGCCCAGGAGAGGGCGCTGACCATCCAGAAGCAGACCAATCGGACCCTGGAGGACCGGGTCCGGGAGCGCACCGAAGAGCTGGAGCAGGCCAACGAACGTCTGAAGACCATCAGTGTGACGGATGGGCTCACCCAGCTGGCCAACCGGCGTCAGTTCGATGATCAGCTGGACGCGGAATGGAACCGGGCGTCACGTCAGAAGCAGCCAGTGAGTCTGTTGTTGCTCGATGTCGATCATTTCAAGTCGATCAACGACCGCTATGGCCACCCGGCCGGCGATGATTGCCTGATAACGGTGGCCGCCATCTGCAGCAGTGAAATCAAACGCACCGGAGATCTGCTCGCCCGTTACGGCGGCGAAGAGTTCAGTGTGCTGCTGCCGACGACGTCGGAGGAGGGTGCGGTTCTGGTGGCTGAGCGCCTGCGGGAGGCGATTGAACAGTCCACGGTGCAACCGGTGTCACAGGATGTGGTCATCGCCGTGACTGCCAGCGTTGGTGTGGCCACCATGATACCGCTGCCGCAGGAAAGCCCGGATGAGCTCATACGACGTGCGGACGTGGCCCTATACGCGGCCAAACGGGCTGGCCGCAACCGGGTGATGTCCCACGGCAACGTTCAGGCCGCCGCGGCAGAGTGACTTGGATCCGTATCAGCTTTTCAGTTTGTAGCGGCCGGGGCCAAGGAAGACCAGCGCTACGGCGGTAAACAGGAAGAAGCCCTGCAACTCCAGCGCCCAGCCGCCTCCGCGGCCCAGAGACAGCAGTTGATGGCCGTGCACCAGGGCAATGGCGACCAGCATGTTGAAGATGATCAGCAGGGCACCGATGCGGGTGTGGTAGCCGAGGATGACCATCAGTGGCGCGATCAGTTCGCCGATGAACACGCCGTACGCCAGGAACGTGGGCAGGCCATGACTGGCCAGTTCGCCTTCGATAAAACCGACTCCATTCAGCAGCTTGGCAATGCCATGAAACAGCATCAGTCCGCCAAGAGTCAGACGAATAAAGAGTTTTCCCAGATCGGCGTTTTCAAGCAAGGTCAGAATCTCCCGGAGCCAGTGAGTCGCAAAAGCGCAAGCATACCGGTTGCCTGAACAGGATCAAAGGTTTAAGGCGTAGGGAGTGATCAGATCAGGCCGGAGCGCAGGGCGAAGCGGATATGGTTCCGGGTCAGCAGGTTTTCCCAGTACTGGCGCATCCAGTTCCAGGCAGCGTGGTTGGCTTGCTGGACGAAGGGGTCAAGGTTCAGGTGGTAGTAATCCGGCGTGCCCGCGATCTGCATGACGGTCAGAGCGATGGAATCGTCCAGCTCGTTGGCGAAGGGTTCGCCAATCAGTTCGTGGGCCAGCAAGTTGGCTCGGGTGGCCTCGACGTCCACCAGGTCCGAGGATCGGATCGAGCGATTGTTCTCGTACATTTCCTCCATCAGCCGATGGCACAGGTAGGCACGGATCAACAGCCCATCCAGGCCATCGTAGCGCAGCAGCATCACCGACGGCTGAGTGAAGTATTTGGTGGCGGTTTCAATGAACGGCTCAAACAGCGCGGTGGTGCCTGCCTCGCGGGCACAGGCATCGACACATTCGATCAGGCGGGGCGCCATTTCGATGTATTCAACAGCAAACTGGAACAGGCAGGTCGCTGGCTGGTGGCCATCGACCACGATCGACGTCGGCAGGTTGGCGGCTTTCTCACGCAACTGTTTGAGAAAGGTGCCGGAACGTGCCTCCTTGCGCCTGGCCTGATCAATAATTTCAAGAACGACCTGTGGTGTCATTTCAGGAGATGCCGGTGTGTGTGCTAATTGAGGTCGCAAGGCGCCTCCCATTCTCTTCTATGGATAAATTGCACGGCAATATCGGGCCCTTGTTGTGCCGGCAAAATCGCCCGCCGGCCCTGTCTTTTCTGAAAGTGTAGCCAACATTTCTGGGCTTGCCGGGCTGTTTGGTTGAAAAACAGGCCATAAATGTTACGGAATTGTGACATTGTCAGCGCGTCTGAAACCAAACCCCGTTTCTGGTGTGCGACCAGCACAGCCAGCCCATAGTGACCGCCCGGGCCAGCATCAGGCAGATCAGGGAAAACCAGAGTCCGTGATTGCCCCATCCCGTCGTCAGCCACCAGACCGGCAGGAACACGCCGAGCGCGGAAAACAGCATGGTGTTCTGCATGTCACGGGTGCGGGTAGCGCCAATGAATACGCCGTCCAGAAAGAACCCCCACACCGATGCCATGGGTAGCAGCCAGAGCCAGGGCAGGTATTGCCACGCGGTCAGTCGTACTTCCTCTATGTCCGTCAGAAGTGCAATCAGCGGCCGTCCGCCCAGAACGAACACGAGAGTCAGCAGCAGAGCGCCCCAGAAGGACCAGCGCAGGGCGCTCTGAAACACCAGTCGGAAGCGTCGGCGGCTGCCTTTGCCGATGGCTTCGCCGACCAAGGCTTCAGCGGCATTGGCAAATCCGTCCAGAGCGTTGGAAATCACCAACAGGAAGGTTATCAATACCGCATTGGCGGCCAGAATGGTGTCACCCTGACGAGCGCCCTGAGCGGTGAAGAATGCCAGCACCAGCAGCAGCGCAATGGTGCGCACCATGATGTAGCGGTTCACTCGGAGAATGCGCAGGTAATCCGATAGTTGGCCAAACAGGGCCCGGGTCAGCCGCTGGCCCTCGGGCATGCGCGACAACACGATGAGGATGCCAATAATCGCGGCGCCGTATTCCGCTATGACCGTGGCCAGCGCCACGCCCCGGCTGTTCCAGCCCAGCACGGTGACAAACAGGATGTCGAGCACGATGTTGACGCCGTTGGCGACGATCAGCATGAGCATCGGGCCCCGCGGGAACTGGGTGCCGATCAGCCAGCCTACCAGAGTGTATTGGCACAGTACCGCCGGTGCGCTCCAGATCCGGATGGCGGCGTACTCGGCGGCCAGTTCCGCCACATCGGGGCTGGGATTCATCAAGGTTAACCCGAGCGAGATCAACGGCCGGTGCAGCAGGATCAGCAACAATCCGATGCCAACGGCGAGCAGCAGCGAACGCAACAGCAGGGCTACCTGGGCAAAAGCGTCCCGCTTGCCCCAGGCCTGTGCCGCCAGGCCGGTGGTGCCCATGCGCATGAACCCGAAAGTCCAGTACAGGATGCTGAACAGGTTGGCGCCTACCGCCACCGCACCCAGATACTCGGGGCTGTCGAGGTGGCCAAGCACGGCGGTATCCACGAGTCCCAGCAAAGGCACGGTGAGGTTCGTCAGCATCAGTGGCCAGGCGAGGGCCCACAGACGCCGATCCATCACGGGAAGCTGTGGTTTCATATAGCTAAATCGAATAAAGAAAGCATTTGTTTAGCAAATTTGCGTTTATTAGATTTTTTAGTGTTTTCAAAATCCGTGTCTATACTCAAATTGATGTATCCATAAGTAGGCTTCCACTCGGGTTTTTCCAGTGTGTGCGAACGCTGGTGAAATCGGTGGGATATTAAAATCCGACAATAATAACACTCTGTGGAGACACAGTATGCGCGTGCACGCTCTGCGGGCAGGTGCCCTGGTAGGTGGTCTGACGTTCCCTGCGTGGTCCTTTGCGGACTGGGCATTGAACATGACCCCCGGGGTTACCGGCATCAGTAATGACATTTACAGCCTTCACATGATCATTCTTTGGATCTGCGTCGCCATTGGTGTCGTGGTCTTCGGGGTCATGTTCTGGTCTATTTTTGCCCACCGTAAATCGCAGGGGCACAAACCTGCGAATTTTCATGAAAACACTGCGGTGGAAATCCTCTGGACCGTTATCCCCTTCGTTATCCTCGTCGTGATGGCCATTCCTGCCACAGCCACGCTGGTCGAGATGTACGACACCACGGAATCGGACGTCGACATCAAGGTCACCGGGTATCAGTGGAAATGGCAGTACGAATACATAAATGAGGATTTTGGATACTTCTCTAACCTCTCCACGCCCCGGGCTCAGATCAACAACCAGCAGAAAAAAGGTGAGCATTACCTTCTGGAAGTCGACAACCCTCTGGTGATTCCGGTAGGCAAGAAAGTTCGTTTGCTGCTCACCGCTAACGACGTGATCCACTCCTGGTGGGTGCCGGATTTTGGCGTCAAGAAAGACGCTATCCCTGGTTTTATCAACGAAACCTGGACCCGGGTGGACAAGCCTGGCACCTATCGCGGCCAGTGCACCGAGCTGTGCGGCAAGGACCACGGCTTCATGCCGGTGGTTGTGAAGGCGGTACCCGAGGAAGAATACACCCAGTGGGTTGCCGAACAGAAAGAGGCCGCCGCCAAAGAGCGTGAGCTGACCCAGAAAGAATGGACCCTCGAAGAGCTGATGGAACGTGGCGAAACCGCCTATCAGACTGCCTGCGCGGCCTGCCACCAGGCGGACGGTAGCGGCATGCCCCCGGCGTTCCCCGCCCTGAAAGGGAGTCAGATGGTGCTGGAAGACATTGCAGGGCACATCGACATTGTCGTGAACGGCAAGTCGGGTACCGCCATGCAGGCCTTCGGCAACCAGCTGAGCGAGGTAGACCTGGCCGCGGTGATTACCTATGAGCGAAATGCCTGGGGTAACAACACCGGCGACATGGTCACGCCGAAAGAGATTTTTGATTACAAGAACGAGCAGTAATCAACGCCAGTTAACAGACATCACCAGCCACGAACAACGGCGGTAAACGGGGGTTTTCATGAGTGCGGTTGCAGATACCCACGCCCAGGATCATCATCACGGCCCAGCGAAAGGCATCAGCCGCTGGCTGTTGACTACTAACCACAAAGACATCGGGACCATGTACCTGGTGTTCAGCTTTGCGATGTTCCTTCTGGGCGGAACCATGGCGATGGTTATTCGCGCAGAGCTTTTCCAGCCCGGGTTGCAGATCGTCAATCCGGAATTCTTCAATCAGATGACCACCATGCACGGTCTGATCATGGTGTTCGGTGCCGTGATGCCGGCGTTTGTGGGCCTGGCCAACTGGATGCTGCCGCTCATGATCGGGGCACCCGATATGGCGCTGCCACGGATGAACAACTGGAGTTTCTGGTTGCTGCCGTGCGCTTTTTTGATTCTGGTGTCCACCCTGTTCATGGAAGGCGGCGCGCCTAACTTTGGCTGGACCTTCTACGCACCGCTTTCAACCACTTACGGACCACCCAGCACCACATTCTTTATCTTTGCCGTGCACATCATGGGTGTCTCGTCGATCATGGGCGCCATCAATGTGATCGCCACCATCCTGAACCTCCGGGCGCCAGGCATGACCCTGATGAAGATGCCCCTGTTCGTGTGGACGTGGCTGATCACCGCTTTCCTGCTGATTGCGGTTATGCCGGTGCTGGCGGGTGTGGTCACCATGATGCTGATGGACATCAACTTCGGAACCAGCTTCTTCGATGCCTCCGGCGGCGGTGACCCGGTGCTGTTCCAGCATGTGTTCTGGTTCTTCGGGCATCCCGAGGTGTACATCATGATCCTGCCGGCATTCGGCGCGGTGTCCCATATCATTCCGGCGTTCTCGCGCAAGCCGCTGTTTGGCTACGCATCCATGGTCTACGCGGTGGGTGCCATTGCCCTGCTCTCCTTTGTGGTCTGGGCGCACCATATGTTCACCGTCGGTATTCCCATCGCCGGCCAACTGTTCTTCATGTATGCCACCATGCTGATCGCGGTGCCCACCGGGGTGAAGGTGTTCAACTGGGTGGCCACCATGTTCCGCGGTGCGCTCAGCTTCGAAGCGCCGATGCTGTTCGCCGTGGCGTTCGTGATCCTGTTTACCATCGGTGGCTTTTCCGGCCTGATGCTGGCCATCGCCCCGGCGGATTTCCAGTATCACGACACCTACTTCGTGGTTGCTCATTTCCATTACGTTCTGGTACCGGGGGCGATCTTCGGCATCTATGCCTCGGTGTACTTCTGGCTGCCCAAGTGGACGGGCCACATGTATGACGAAACCCTGGCGAAAACCCATTTCTGGCTCTCCTTCATCGGCATGAACCTGGCGTTCTTCCCGATGCACTTCCTCGGTCTGGCGGGTATGCCGCGGCGGATACCCGACTACGCGCTGCAGTTCGCCGATTTCAACATGGTGTCCAGCGTGGGTGCGTTTATGTTCGGCGCCACCCAACTGTTGTTCCTGCTGATCGTGGTCAAGTGCGTGCGTGGTGGCAAGCAGGCGTCCGCCAAGCCTTGGGATGGTGCTGAAGGGCTGGAATGGACGTTGCCATCGCCTGCTCCTTATCACACCTTCGCCACGCCACCGGAAGTGAAGTAGCGGTCGTCAGGGGGGGAACGAACATGGCCAACGAAACATCACAGGCAGGACCAGAGCGCCGAAGCACTACCCGGGTGGTGGGTTGGTGTCTGGCTGCCGTGGTGGGCATGTTTGCCTTCGGTTTCGCCCTGGTTCCGCTGTATGAAGTATTTTGCGAAATCACCGGCATCAACGGCAAAACCGGGGGGCGTTACGAGGCACCGGCGACCACTGAGGTGGATGAGCAAAGGACGGTCGAGGTTCAGTTCCTGGCCCAGAACGGGCCGGACATGCCCTGGATCTTCAAGCCGGCAGTACGCAGCATCAAGGTGCATCCGGGGGAGTCTGTCACGGTTAACTTTGTGGCCGAGAATCCAACGTCCGAGCCCATGGTCGGCCAGGCGGTGCCCAGCCTGTCGCCCTCGGAGGGCACCCTGTATTTCCATAAAACCGAGTGTTTCTGTTTTAACCAGCAGCCCCTGGAACCGGGGGAGCGTGCCGACATGCCCCTGGTATTCATTGTCGACCGGGAGCTGCCTGAGCACATTACCAAGCTGACCCTGTCCTATACGCTGTATGACCAGGGCAAACCGGTAAAGGTGTCGGCGGGCAAGTCCAAGAACACAACAACAAATGAAAACGGCTAAGCCATCGGAGACTGTCATGGCGCAGAACCAGACCTATTACGTTCCGGAACAGAGCAAGTGGCCGATCGTCGCGACGGTCGGCCTGGGGCTGACCCTCTACGGCGTGGCCTCAATCATGGTGAATGGCAAACAGGGTGAGAGCACAACCGGCTCCTGGTTTATGTTCATGATCGGTGCGGTGATCATGGCCTACATGCTGTTCGGCTGGTTCGGAAACGTGATCCGTGAGAGCCGTTCCGGGCTCTACAGTCCGCAAATGGATCGTTCTTTCCGATGGGGCATGAGCTGGTTCATCTTCTCGGAGGTGATGTTCTTCGCCGCGTTCTTTGGTGCACTCTTCTACGTTCGCGTGTTCGCTGTGCCCTGGCTCGGCGGTGAGGGTGACCGTGGCAGTTCCGCCATGTTGTGGGAAGGCTTCGAGGCCACCTGGCCGCTGATCAACAACCCGAATCCGGAGGCTTATCCGGCAGCCGACAGCGTCATCGGCCCCTGGGGGCTGCCACTGATTAACACCATTTTGCTGGTGACCTCCTCGTTCACGGTGACCGTTGCCCATCATGCGCTCAAGGCCGGCAATCGCGCCAAGACCAAGCTTTGGCTAGGCGCCACGATTGCGTTGGCGGTGGTGTTCCTGTTTGTGCAGGGTTACGAATACATCCACGCCTACCGGGATTTGGATCTGACGCTCCAGTCGGGCATTTACGGCAGCACCTTCTTTATGCTGACCGGTTTCCACGGCGCTCACGTGTTGCTTGGCGCCCTGATGCTGACCATCATGCTGATCCGGATCTACAAGGGCCACTTTACCGGCGACAACCACTTCGGATTCGAGGCTGCTGCCTGGTACTGGCACTTTGTGGATGTGGTCTGGCTGGGACTGTTCGTCTTCGTTTACATCATCTAAGAGAACGGGCTTCAGGGAGTCGGATTCAGCGTCAGACTCCCTTGCCATAACGCGATCAGAATAATCGCCAGGAGCAGTATGCTGAGCGTCACCCGAAGTGCGAGCGAGTTCACCACCCGATTGGTTTTGCCCTCATCCTTGATCAGAAAAAACAGACCGCTGAACAAACTGACAACGACCGCAAGCATCAGAACCACGATGACCGCTTTGAGCATGGGAACTCCCGGAATTGGATGGCTTGTTGGCGGGCTGCTGGGGCGTCCCCCCTCCCACTTACAGACCACACTATAGCAGAGCATGTCTGAGCGACCGGAGCGTTCCCGTCAATGGCAGTTTGACTGGCGGTTCATGGTGTTTGCCGGTGTCTTTCTGCCGCTGCTGATTGGTTTGGGATTGTGGCAACTGGATCGGGCCGGACAGAAGCAGGCACTGCTCGATCAGTGGCAACTGGATGTCCTGCAGCTGTCCTGGCCGGAGTTGGTTGAGACCGAGCTTCAGTCAGGTCGTCCGGTCACATTGGAGGGCCGGTATGATTCACGAAGCTGGCTGCTGGACAATCGAACCCGTGATGGCGCCCCGGGGTACGAGGTGCTGACCGTATTCCAGCCGCTTGAGGGGCCGCCGTTAGTCGTTAACCGCGGTTGGGTTCAGGCGCCTAGAACCCGTGATCGGCTGCCGACGGTGGACGTACCCGAGGGCACGGTGGCGATAAAAGGTCGATTGAGTGAGTATCCCGAGCCGCCGGTGTTGG includes these proteins:
- a CDS encoding sensor domain-containing diguanylate cyclase; the encoded protein is MKHPATSRVLSLLVGLLLVTAGRLTFGNEQYFWLTDQADILSIEQVMALDQTHWQSATVDRTLNLGLRDAAVWVKVPMPPDPMLRILEVGHPLLDEVDLYWSSDDLVALRYLTGDSRPFDSRPLRHRNFAFPIPLDEGSLTAYIRIRTDGTLQIPLKLLTPEEFISAEQVSYGWQAMFVGFIAALALFNLLLFQIVRQPTYPWLVLTLLSAGLVHLHLHGLLFQWLWPGAPSINRYFTVLIIGVALISATMFTIRFLSVRQHSVVCYRILQLILVGAGLSIVIGVAGYYQAGIFLAALVTALGMPAAWLVGMYLWFRRHRLAGYYVLAWTPLLVGHLILAAHQFGYLAPSFLTEAGPQIGVALEVILLSFALAHRVHLERRRRLKAQERALTIQKQTNRTLEDRVRERTEELEQANERLKTISVTDGLTQLANRRQFDDQLDAEWNRASRQKQPVSLLLLDVDHFKSINDRYGHPAGDDCLITVAAICSSEIKRTGDLLARYGGEEFSVLLPTTSEEGAVLVAERLREAIEQSTVQPVSQDVVIAVTASVGVATMIPLPQESPDELIRRADVALYAAKRAGRNRVMSHGNVQAAAAE
- a CDS encoding twin transmembrane helix small protein, with translation MLKAVIVVLMLAVVVSLFSGLFFLIKDEGKTNRVVNSLALRVTLSILLLAIILIALWQGSLTLNPTP
- a CDS encoding SURF1 family protein, which produces MSERPERSRQWQFDWRFMVFAGVFLPLLIGLGLWQLDRAGQKQALLDQWQLDVLQLSWPELVETELQSGRPVTLEGRYDSRSWLLDNRTRDGAPGYEVLTVFQPLEGPPLVVNRGWVQAPRTRDRLPTVDVPEGTVAIKGRLSEYPEPPVLVDASEPEQDWPRRVQTLPREIVARVAPEVPGVILRLAGPAEPGAFRADWQPDLMGPQTHYGYATQWFALALALVVLTLVASYRKTGANNDNDNG
- the ctaD gene encoding cytochrome c oxidase subunit I, whose amino-acid sequence is MSAVADTHAQDHHHGPAKGISRWLLTTNHKDIGTMYLVFSFAMFLLGGTMAMVIRAELFQPGLQIVNPEFFNQMTTMHGLIMVFGAVMPAFVGLANWMLPLMIGAPDMALPRMNNWSFWLLPCAFLILVSTLFMEGGAPNFGWTFYAPLSTTYGPPSTTFFIFAVHIMGVSSIMGAINVIATILNLRAPGMTLMKMPLFVWTWLITAFLLIAVMPVLAGVVTMMLMDINFGTSFFDASGGGDPVLFQHVFWFFGHPEVYIMILPAFGAVSHIIPAFSRKPLFGYASMVYAVGAIALLSFVVWAHHMFTVGIPIAGQLFFMYATMLIAVPTGVKVFNWVATMFRGALSFEAPMLFAVAFVILFTIGGFSGLMLAIAPADFQYHDTYFVVAHFHYVLVPGAIFGIYASVYFWLPKWTGHMYDETLAKTHFWLSFIGMNLAFFPMHFLGLAGMPRRIPDYALQFADFNMVSSVGAFMFGATQLLFLLIVVKCVRGGKQASAKPWDGAEGLEWTLPSPAPYHTFATPPEVK
- a CDS encoding cytochrome c oxidase subunit 3 encodes the protein MAQNQTYYVPEQSKWPIVATVGLGLTLYGVASIMVNGKQGESTTGSWFMFMIGAVIMAYMLFGWFGNVIRESRSGLYSPQMDRSFRWGMSWFIFSEVMFFAAFFGALFYVRVFAVPWLGGEGDRGSSAMLWEGFEATWPLINNPNPEAYPAADSVIGPWGLPLINTILLVTSSFTVTVAHHALKAGNRAKTKLWLGATIALAVVFLFVQGYEYIHAYRDLDLTLQSGIYGSTFFMLTGFHGAHVLLGALMLTIMLIRIYKGHFTGDNHFGFEAAAWYWHFVDVVWLGLFVFVYII
- a CDS encoding DoxX family protein, which translates into the protein MLENADLGKLFIRLTLGGLMLFHGIAKLLNGVGFIEGELASHGLPTFLAYGVFIGELIAPLMVILGYHTRIGALLIIFNMLVAIALVHGHQLLSLGRGGGWALELQGFFLFTAVALVFLGPGRYKLKS
- a CDS encoding MATE family efflux transporter, which produces MKPQLPVMDRRLWALAWPLMLTNLTVPLLGLVDTAVLGHLDSPEYLGAVAVGANLFSILYWTFGFMRMGTTGLAAQAWGKRDAFAQVALLLRSLLLAVGIGLLLILLHRPLISLGLTLMNPSPDVAELAAEYAAIRIWSAPAVLCQYTLVGWLIGTQFPRGPMLMLIVANGVNIVLDILFVTVLGWNSRGVALATVIAEYGAAIIGILIVLSRMPEGQRLTRALFGQLSDYLRILRVNRYIMVRTIALLLVLAFFTAQGARQGDTILAANAVLITFLLVISNALDGFANAAEALVGEAIGKGSRRRFRLVFQSALRWSFWGALLLTLVFVLGGRPLIALLTDIEEVRLTAWQYLPWLWLLPMASVWGFFLDGVFIGATRTRDMQNTMLFSALGVFLPVWWLTTGWGNHGLWFSLICLMLARAVTMGWLCWSHTRNGVWFQTR
- a CDS encoding cytochrome c oxidase assembly protein is translated as MANETSQAGPERRSTTRVVGWCLAAVVGMFAFGFALVPLYEVFCEITGINGKTGGRYEAPATTEVDEQRTVEVQFLAQNGPDMPWIFKPAVRSIKVHPGESVTVNFVAENPTSEPMVGQAVPSLSPSEGTLYFHKTECFCFNQQPLEPGERADMPLVFIVDRELPEHITKLTLSYTLYDQGKPVKVSAGKSKNTTTNENG
- the coxB gene encoding cytochrome c oxidase subunit II — its product is MRVHALRAGALVGGLTFPAWSFADWALNMTPGVTGISNDIYSLHMIILWICVAIGVVVFGVMFWSIFAHRKSQGHKPANFHENTAVEILWTVIPFVILVVMAIPATATLVEMYDTTESDVDIKVTGYQWKWQYEYINEDFGYFSNLSTPRAQINNQQKKGEHYLLEVDNPLVIPVGKKVRLLLTANDVIHSWWVPDFGVKKDAIPGFINETWTRVDKPGTYRGQCTELCGKDHGFMPVVVKAVPEEEYTQWVAEQKEAAAKERELTQKEWTLEELMERGETAYQTACAACHQADGSGMPPAFPALKGSQMVLEDIAGHIDIVVNGKSGTAMQAFGNQLSEVDLAAVITYERNAWGNNTGDMVTPKEIFDYKNEQ